GCATTATTGATCACACACATTCCCAGCAGGGAGCCTTCAACGGCTGCTCATCAGCGTTTCCACACAAATTCTCACtgtcttcttctgctgctgACTTTCGATTTAAATTTTACCACCCACAATTCATCAGGCAATTATTGAACAAACAATTCGGTCCATGTACGGGCCCAATTCCTTTTATGTCAGAAGAACTACGTTTTGAAAACAAGTAAATTGCAGTACTACATAGTGATATCTATAATCCTACAGAGTGTGAGTACATGTGCTTGTGAATGGTTTAAGGGGAAAGACTAGGAGGTCATAAATCCCCTGAGcacatgtttgtattttaaatgtccaGCTCGTCACTAAGCCAAGAAGAAGCAATGTCCCTGACCTTGCTCCTGCGCAGCCCTGGCTGCTCGGACTTGGGCTACTTCAGCGCTGATCggtttgtctctgtgttgctgCTGGACGGACAGAGGGACAGCGGGAATCTCTGGAAGATTCACTCTCCACTCAGGTCCGTCCTGCTCAATAAGCATCTTGGTGATCCTGGCAATGGACACGGAGAGTACAACATGCAGTGAGCACAGAAAGTGTTTTGTAATTAGCTACATTAATGCTGCAAGTGCTACAGGGTTAAGTcatcattcaattcaattttgacaTGTTCCTCTACTACTGTAAATGTCTCACACTCATCCTTGTGTTTCAGATCAGAGTTCTGATCAGCCATATTAAGGGAAAACACCTGTAAGGGTGAGTAGGCCTTTTAATATGTGTTTTAAATCCATACTACACGCTAATGCTAAGCTTATTCTGAGTCTGTAGTGTAACCAGACTGTAGAAgtgacaaataaagtaaaactaaTATTGGCTTGTGATAGAACAGTGCCAGGAAAgccacagaaaaacaacacactttTTGAAAAACCTTTATGGTTTCTGATTAgaaaaatttgaataaaaatggGCAATTACAGACATAGTATGACAGACCAGTGGTTCTCTATGACATTACCCATCATTCCTACCAAATACTTTAGCCGCTGATTCCAAGAGCAGCTATTTAGTGAAATcaaatatataaatcagcttgggTGAATGAAAAAGTGCAAACTCGCAGGTTTTAATGGCAGGTTAGTTAACTATTCAACCTTTATTAAATGCATATTGTTTAAAGTAACTGTAGATAAAACTGTCATAAAAAGAATTGTGTCTAATGGTGTctacaaaaatataagaatgatTTATCTTCAGTGTGAGTATGGAACTAGCACATACAGAAGAGAAAAACAGCGTTGAATGAACTCTAACCTTGAAACCTCTAGATTTCTTTCAGACAACTTGACAAGTTAAAGAAGCCACATTAAGTAGCTACATTTATAACGTGTGGCTGTTTTCAGCTGACCTGTGGACACTGTCATGAGCCGCCTGCACCCCAGTGTCTATCTGCAGGACGGTCTTATAATCCACGTAGGCCTTTCTGTAGCGCTCCAGTGACTCATAGGCCATAGCTCTGCGCAACAGGGGCTTCAAGGAGTAGGGCTGCAGCTCCAAAGCCCTAAGAGGATCAGAGAGACGCAGAGACAGAGGATCAACCGTCTACACCTGCACACTGTGTCAACTGGGCTGATCTGTAGCTCTCCATTTATAAACACGTGAGTGAGCATTTAGACACCACAAATAGTCACAGTGTGTTTATAGTTAAAAGGATCAACTAAGAGTAaactacaaatgaataaaaaaaacatcaaattatatgaaatgaaatacaaGGTTTATGGAAAAGATGACATGACactagattttttttgtcagagcagcaaaacaagattaccttactttttttttttttaaataagtctTTAGATTGTTATAGGCGTGTGAGAAAAGTAATGAACTGAAATTGATTACTAATATACTGATACCTCATACAAACTCAACGgttgaaattttaaaaatgtaatgttatttaaCTGAAAATGACTAAAGTCTTTCATTGTGGGACAAAGGCAAAATACAATAGTAGCAAACACCATTTTAAAGGGATCTGTATGTACAGGTCATTACATCATAATGTAAATGATTTATAGTGCAAGCAAGTCATGAGTACTTTGACATTAGCATCCAATTTTTTACATCAGTCGCGTTTACAGGTCCTGGGAAGTACGACTGCGAataaagccttttgtggctGCAGAGCAAGCTGCAGGAACTCAGATAAACTCCCTAAAGTCGTCACTTCCGCTACTAGCATGACACAACTAAATCTCTGACCCACCTGTCGCCAGTTAAGATGCATTATGGGTCATGTAGACGCCAAGTTTtaagaagaaagaagaatgaGTGGAATGAAAAATACAATATCTCTGATAGTGTTACTTCAGTTTATATTTGTTACTGTTTATCGTGAGCCTGACCAAGTTATAGCAGTGCAGTGCTAAATTGGTGGAGTACTCTTATATCTGAGCGAAACTAAATTGAAACGGACAAAGCAACATCTGTAAATGATCACAGACAGccagaaacacacatgcacagagctGACACTTGTCACCTACTTGGTACAGTCCTGTATGCAGTCTGAGCTGTTTCCATCCTTCAGAAAACAGGCTGCTCTGTTGGAGTAGAGGATACACAGATCTTCTGGACTATCAATGCCTGCAGGGGGACGAATAAAACCCACTTATCTGAAAAACTAAATGCTGAAATAACACTCAAGTCATCTTTGATCTCAGGATATACATGTGTAGGGACAAATTAGTACTAGTGCTGTATTTTGTAACTAAAGAGAATAGGAAGACGGAAACAGCTCAATTTAAAGTGTTGAGTGTCCAGAGATGCTTAGGTGGTGGATGGCAGACAGATATATGAAGGTTTTTTCTCCTCTGAGCCTTCAGTGCAGTTTCACAACCGCCAGCAGAGCATCAGTCATCATGTGCTGCTTCAGTGCCCAAACACTGATGTCAACAATGCTGATACTCCTctttgtgggtgtgttttttcaCAGTATTAAAAAAGACATAATCACAAATTGTTTTCACTGCTTTGCTTCGAGAGTCTCTCTAAGTCTGCTTTGCAATTAAGTCCTGACAGCCGATCTCCAGTGCTGCAGAAAAAGCTTCTTTTGCCAGCTACAATAGTAGAAATGGGCTCTTAAAGTGCTCTTAAAGGTGCATCATGACATCCAATCTTACCTAAAAGCCCCCATGCACCAGCACATGACTTCTATCTACGGTCAGCAGTGTTGTCTCATGCCAGTGCTGCATTCACAAATCACTAATGACGCCTCATGTCTCAGCTACAGTTTCTGAATGTTAGGCTAAAAACTTGATGACCAGTTCAATAATCCACACAGGTGACAGGTCTGGGAAGTGACCTGTACATTAAGTAGAATGTAGGATGATGTGCACTTGCATGCTGGTTTGGTAAATAGAGGCTGTCATGCAGCATGACAAGCATAATGCATTTAAAATTGATATGGGATACTGTGGATTGTGGAGCCAAAAGACACTCTGAGTCAATTTGTATCCAATACCCTTACAAGGGCTAGTAAACAGATGCTAGAAGAGGCTGTCTGTCTATCTCTGTGCCCacgatttgttgttgtttctacATTGGGGACTTGAGCAATCAGCAGTTGCTTTTGAAAATTTTCTTTCACCAAAAAgcacagacacatttttattctaaaGATTATTTTAAACAGGTAGAAGATAAAGTATGCAGTCACatcatttaaattttaaatgtacaacTCTTTACTAGAGTAACAAtaatacgttttttttattatcttttttaaacagaaatgtgAGAAATGTACTGATTTAATTTTCACGTGTGAAATTGTGCAATTTCTACAATTGTAAACTGAACATCTTTGGGTGTTTGATTGTTGACTAGACAAGATAGGCAATTTGAATGTGTCTTGTGCTTTAAGAAATTGCATGGGACATTGTAACTATTTGCTGACATCTTACAGAGCAAACAATTTATAgcttaattgagaaaataagaCCCACCACTTAGGTGGCATGCAACAATTTAGGTTCTGGGTGTACAAGGTGTTTTGGTTGgactgtatattgtgtgtgtcaACTTTAATAAATTTCTTTTAACAAATCTGAGAGGTGTCTGAGAGTAAAATTCATTTTCTACCTTAAATTTGTCTAGTCAACAGAGGTGTTTCTCCTCAGATCAAATGCTGCTCATGAGGCAAATTCTCtaagaaaatgcaaaaactgTTCATATCTTCCCCACCTGCTTCAGCACATCCATCAATTGCCTGTGTGTACTTCTCCAAGGCTTCCCCAAACTGGCCATGTTTGAAGAGGTGGTTTCCTGCATTCTTGAGCCTGGCCAGGTGAGGAGGAAGGGCCCCAGCAGGGGCGTCCAGATAACTTGTGTCCACTGCAGGGCTGCCCTGTTCCTGTTGTCCACCAGCAGGGCTGTTTTCTCTCTGAGTGCCGTTAGCCGCCCCCTTCCCTGGAGCTCTTCGAGTCTGGGGCTTTTCTGCGTTGCCTCCACTTCGGCTTCTCGTCCCGCTCCCTGCTGTGGCCTGAGGCGATCTACCTCCCCCTCCTCCGCTGCCCGGGGGCTTTTCCTGTGCGTTCCCCATAGCTGCACTCCCTCTGCAGTGTGTTCAAACTCTTCCTCCTTTCTCGCCTCTCTCTTTCACAGAGCCGCAGCTACATCTAAACGTAGCTGGGGATTTCTGTTGGAAACGCCTCCTGGATGAGATGTCAGATGTGACGTCACTGATGGGGGAAGTGCCACAGCAATGCAGTGCTGCAGTAGGACAGCTCTGATGGGAGATTAGACTTCAGAGTAAAAGGCTCTGGTCGCTGGtgacacacaggaacacagacCAATGTATTAAAAGACTTAATATACGGATGTATGTACAGATGTAGGACACTTTAAAGCAAATTAGGAGCAACCATATAGAATAATAGAAAAACAAGCAATtacaattttaatatatttttcatgttttttattgacGTTCGACATTAAATCTTATCAAAACAAaggcattgttttatttttgtatatatgtttgtttataaattaatttgaatctttttttacaagattattagattaaaattaaaattatgagGATAGGGAAGCAGTAACACTATGTTTTTAGGTTTATTTTTCTATTGGTTGTTTCTACATTGGTGACTTGACCACAATCAGAAGTTgcttttgaaaactgtctttcaCCAAAAAGCACAGATTGACACATTTTTACTCTAAAGATGATTTTAAATAGGTATAAGATAAAGTATGCAGTCACATTATCACTTAAGTTTTAAACGTACAACTCCAGCAGACTGGACGCGCTCCGCAAAATAAACAACACTTTCGATATAGTATTGCGCATCGTGATTTCACGATAACAATATTGAGCTGATATATCATGCACCCCTAGCAGAGCGTGCTCTTTCATACAAAGCTCTGCCTTAAACACAAGGGCTGCGTCAAGATTTTCTCCACGTAGGGTGAGGCAATGTCATTACCTAACCCTTACTGAAATAACGCTGATGCCGTTCTGTACATTTAAATAGAGGGTGACACTTCAACTTGACTCTTTGAAATTCAAATAATTCAAACTGTCGACCTATTTTAGTTTCAGCCAGGATTTGCACggagtttggtgtttttttgcccccaacatctccttccaggcagcgcggcAACGGTTTAGGgtatgtttagggttaaggttagggttagctgcctggatggcgacgttggaggcaaaaatACCATCGAGTGATTGGCACCGCCGTTAAACTATcttcttgttgctttttttcagcTGGTTACTGTTTACTTAGGGGGTAACATTATCGCACGTGCGTTTTGCGGTCCCGAGTTTATAGGGACACCCATGCTTCATCTGGGGAAGCACTGTTGGAGCGTGGTGTTTCACACCGTAATGCGTGTTGTTTAACTAGTGTCAAGCCAGCATCCCCTTCGAAAACGACAGTCAAGCCAGCCCACCGTTGTGTTTTACGATGTGTGNNNNNNNNNNGCATTACGTTACCAGCGTGTCAGaacagatttcaaaataaaagggagCTTCTGGTGAACATAGTGTTTTCTTACAAATTAGTTAGATCATTGAAACCGGACATCATTTTTCTCCAGGAAACCTCTGTTGGTGTGAATGAACAGGGTAGATTAAGAGAAAATTGGATTTCTCAGGGGTTTTTAAGGGCATTTTACTCGCAAGGCAAGTTGATATTATCTTTcgtaaaaatattaaattgtgCCTGACTCTATGACGGCAGACCCCTAGCCTACGGCCTAATGATTTCAAGTCACATAAACTTCTTTCCTGTAACAATGCTCAATATCTATGCCCCAAATAGAGACAATCCTTATTTTTTTCCAGGGATTTTTCTTTCCACTCTGTCCACAAATCATAAGCCTACACTAAGACTGATTATTTTGTGATTTCTTCTGAATTGCTAGCCAACATTACAAATTCCCCTTATCATAATCTTCTGAATTATGACCATAGCTGATCGCTTCAATTCAAAGGTATTctctcaaaataaaagtacagcTAGCGCTTTAACCCCTACTTCTGAATGACCTCTTTTACTGAGCATATGACCGCATGTATCCAGGAGTTTCTCATCACCAACGATGATGGGGAGGTCTCTGATTCTACTCTCTGGAAGGCCTTTAAGGCAGTGATGAGAGGTCACAttatttaatttgaatcatctaaaaaaaaaagagaacttaACAGTTGCATTAGGAATACTGAAGATGCTTCCAGCACTTGAGATGTATCGATCCTCcattttacaatttaaatataACAAGAtcttaaacttaaaataatataatactatCCTTAATAAACGTGTTAGCGGTCATATATTACagctcaaacacaaacactttgaACTGGGTGAAAAACTAGAAAAATTAGTCAACTTAGATGAGAGCAAGTGATATCTCAGAGGGATCACTGTCACGCCTATTGTCCAGTATTAAGTAATTTCTGGAGTGAAATATTTAACTGTCTTTCCAAACAATGTCAGATGAATATCCAGCCCGATTTTAATCTGGTTGCTCTGACAGTACAGAGGGCCTTCATCCCCATCAGAAGCAAATTATTAGACCAGGCATGGTGACAGCCATAAAATTAATATTACTTCATTGGAAGTCTTCACTGTCCCCATGTTTTATAAAGTGACTCAATGAAAAGCTTCCCATGGCTAGGATGGAACAGATTCGTTTTAGCTTGGGGAACATACAGGGTCGCTTCTTGAAGGTGTGGAAATCATTTTGGTTTTGCTTGATGAGACCTAGTTGGCTGATTTGTGTTCACTGCTGTGCTAACCCCTTGATCTGAACGGGTTTAAACTTGTACTCCGTTGTTCTAGGGgctgtttcacaaaagcagaatttaaaAATCCAGGATACTCGATAAAGCAAGGCTTAACCTAGTCTTATCTGTGCAGACTGGCTTGGTCCGTTTCACAAAGGCCaagccaggctgaggaggagcgACTAGGTTGCaacatattaatgttacaaaaactcataaagggaaattttcatgccatgggacctttaacgaATACCAAAAAATATATCAACCAAAATGATTTAAAGCAATAGCCCTCTGGCGGCTCTTCACCTgtacttttgttcttttttgttacTGTTTTGTCTGGTTGGTTGTGTGACTGTGAAGATTTGAAAATAATTCATTAGAAGTGTACCAACAAAACACCGTATCACACTATTCTCTCAAAAAAATAGTACCATTACACTGATCTCTGAAACTTCTTGTGAAATTATTTAACATCACAATAGGCCCTCAATTATTTCAAACTTTCCTCTTATCTTTGCATTTTCCTTGCAAATTGATGGATAATATGACGAATATTTCAATTTGACCAAACTAGTTAAAACTGGTAAACATATGCAACAAACGGCCACAAGTAGACATCGGTTTGTTTGAATTGATGTCAAGCCAAAAAAGGTTGGAAGATCTTACAGCAACTGAATgataacattattattttactcCTCCAATTATAGCCTATAAACCCTAAATATTAATTTAGGAGAACAGAGGAATAGGTAGAACTGTACACATTCTTGTATCCATCTAGATGTTATAATTGCTGACTATTTGAGGGTATTAATGATATGTGGGTAAActgatattaaggaaacatgggatcaaatgagaaaaaaaataccaacacaatcaatcttgtttttttaataaaccaaAACCTTTCATCCATTACTCATGAGtaaaaaacagtttgtcaaaatgaaaatgttgagCTTCAACCATATTTTGGAAATCTGAAGCCAGGCCTGG
Above is a window of Etheostoma spectabile isolate EspeVRDwgs_2016 chromosome 14, UIUC_Espe_1.0, whole genome shotgun sequence DNA encoding:
- the spag1a gene encoding sperm-associated antigen 1A codes for the protein MGNAQEKPPGSGGGGGRSPQATAGSGTRSRSGGNAEKPQTRRAPGKGAANGTQRENSPAGGQQEQGSPAVDTSYLDAPAGALPPHLARLKNAGNHLFKHGQFGEALEKYTQAIDGCAEAGIDSPEDLCILYSNRAACFLKDGNSSDCIQDCTKALELQPYSLKPLLRRAMAYESLERYRKAYVDYKTVLQIDTGVQAAHDSVHRITKMLIEQDGPEWRVNLPEIPAVPLSVQQQHRDKPISAEVAQVRAARAAQEQANRKDALFTLLKREGNDLVKKGHFQEALEKYSECVALKPDECALYTNRAICLLKLNHFEEARQDCDSALQLEPGNKKAFYRRALAYKGLKDYLSASSDLQEVLQLDPNVREAEEELEVVTNLLRQSLMDSTAHTPRV